One genomic region from Clostridium saccharobutylicum DSM 13864 encodes:
- a CDS encoding ABC transporter permease, whose translation MNILNKVTLQGMKKSRTRTIVTVIGVILSAAMITAVVTFGVSLLNYMAKGAAQKYGDWHVEFLDVPSSFVQERTHDKGVANTATFENIGYATLNNGKTPNKPYLFIAGFSKQAFDTLPVNLISGRLPENNNEILVPMSVEVHGGVKFEVDDKLSLAVGTRMNGNESLGQHDSYISGKETLVPKAERTYTVVGIYQKANFEESSAPGYTLITKSDAQDKADSFNIFVKLTNPRSVHAYASRTAGIKAYIFNDDVLRFMGLSDNNVINMILYAIGGIVIAIIMIGSIFLIYNSFNISLNERTHQFGILSSIGATTKQLRNSVVFEGICIGAIGIPIGVIVGIGSIGLVISVVAKNFGNILYSNVPLTLTVSIPAIVGAAAISMVTILISAYIPARKAANTPVMESIRQSNDVKVESKAVKTSKLAYSIYGLEGTLALKNFKRNKKRYLSIVLSLVLSVVLFISASAFITDMKQASERAVVFTTYDIGFVGKDMDDREMLPLYDKLKTADGVYESSYQAIIKYSCTAKASDLSDYYWEDAGSHSPDETVNLPMEIQFLDDSTYLNIIKNLGLSSEEYTGQNAKMIAVAKVTSGMKDNRVHEVDEFTDMFKSYSMNFTITPEANGKPKTEQGRNVSIKFVNTVPPDTLPVIGNPKSKNPFIFRVIGPYSLKEKFETQDTHVANKGLTFRSKNPTHSAAEMKTMIESAGITAKYNLINFSETLDQNRNMIFIANVFDYTFVIMISLISIANVFNTISTNIKLRRRELAMLRSVGMSERDFQKMMNFECAFYGMRALLFGLPIAAISSWLIYKGMFVGGADNIDFVFPWVSMVISVFSVLFIVFITMLYATRKIKKENIIDALRDDMT comes from the coding sequence ATGAATATTTTAAACAAAGTTACTCTGCAAGGCATGAAAAAGAGTCGTACTCGAACAATTGTAACGGTTATCGGAGTTATCCTCTCCGCTGCCATGATCACGGCAGTTGTTACCTTTGGCGTTTCACTATTGAACTATATGGCAAAGGGCGCGGCCCAAAAATACGGCGATTGGCACGTTGAGTTTTTGGACGTCCCTTCTTCTTTCGTACAGGAGAGAACCCATGACAAGGGAGTCGCTAATACTGCAACATTTGAAAATATCGGTTATGCAACACTTAATAACGGGAAGACCCCAAACAAACCGTATCTTTTTATAGCCGGATTTAGCAAGCAAGCCTTTGATACCTTGCCTGTCAACCTGATTTCCGGCAGGTTGCCTGAAAACAATAACGAGATCCTTGTTCCCATGAGTGTCGAAGTACACGGAGGGGTTAAATTCGAGGTAGATGACAAGCTTTCACTTGCTGTTGGAACTCGCATGAATGGCAATGAGAGTCTCGGTCAACACGATTCTTACATTTCTGGGAAAGAAACTCTTGTACCAAAGGCAGAGAGGACATACACGGTTGTCGGTATCTACCAAAAAGCCAATTTTGAGGAATCTTCTGCACCGGGGTATACCTTGATAACGAAATCAGATGCTCAAGACAAAGCGGACAGCTTTAACATATTTGTCAAGCTTACAAACCCTCGTAGTGTTCACGCTTACGCAAGCAGAACAGCTGGAATTAAAGCTTATATCTTTAACGATGATGTATTGCGCTTCATGGGTCTTTCCGACAATAACGTGATAAATATGATTTTGTACGCGATTGGTGGCATTGTTATCGCCATCATAATGATAGGCTCGATTTTTCTGATTTATAATTCGTTCAACATATCACTGAATGAACGCACACACCAATTTGGAATTCTATCGTCTATAGGAGCCACCACAAAGCAGCTGCGAAATTCGGTGGTATTTGAGGGGATTTGCATTGGCGCAATCGGTATACCAATTGGAGTTATTGTCGGCATAGGCAGCATTGGACTTGTAATTTCAGTTGTCGCCAAGAATTTTGGGAACATTCTCTACAGCAACGTCCCTTTAACCTTGACGGTGTCAATTCCCGCAATTGTCGGTGCAGCAGCGATCAGCATGGTTACGATTCTGATTTCGGCCTATATCCCAGCCAGGAAGGCCGCAAACACTCCTGTTATGGAGAGTATTCGCCAGAGCAATGATGTCAAAGTTGAATCCAAAGCTGTGAAAACGTCAAAACTGGCATATAGTATTTACGGTTTGGAGGGAACCCTTGCACTAAAGAATTTTAAAAGAAACAAGAAACGCTATCTCAGCATTGTGCTATCACTTGTTTTAAGTGTGGTACTATTTATATCGGCCAGTGCTTTTATAACAGATATGAAACAGGCGTCAGAGCGGGCAGTAGTGTTTACTACCTATGACATCGGTTTTGTAGGAAAGGATATGGACGATAGAGAAATGTTGCCGCTTTACGACAAGCTAAAAACCGCCGACGGTGTTTACGAAAGCTCGTATCAAGCAATTATTAAGTATTCATGCACTGCTAAAGCAAGCGATCTTTCAGACTATTACTGGGAAGATGCGGGTTCACATTCGCCAGATGAAACGGTTAATCTGCCAATGGAAATCCAGTTTCTTGATGATAGTACCTATCTGAATATCATCAAAAACTTGGGGTTGTCCTCAGAGGAGTATACTGGGCAAAATGCAAAAATGATTGCGGTTGCCAAAGTGACAAGTGGCATGAAAGACAATCGAGTTCATGAGGTTGACGAATTTACTGATATGTTCAAGAGTTATTCCATGAATTTTACCATCACTCCCGAAGCAAATGGCAAACCTAAGACTGAACAGGGGCGAAACGTAAGCATTAAGTTTGTCAATACCGTGCCACCTGATACACTTCCGGTCATAGGAAACCCTAAATCGAAGAATCCGTTTATTTTTAGGGTGATAGGCCCATATTCGCTCAAAGAAAAGTTTGAAACCCAAGATACCCATGTGGCTAATAAGGGCTTGACATTTCGGTCAAAGAATCCCACACATTCGGCGGCTGAAATGAAAACAATGATTGAGAGTGCTGGAATTACAGCCAAGTACAATCTAATCAATTTCTCTGAAACACTTGATCAGAACCGTAATATGATATTCATTGCCAATGTGTTCGATTATACTTTTGTCATTATGATTTCGCTGATTTCAATTGCCAATGTGTTCAACACAATTTCAACAAATATCAAGTTACGTAGGCGAGAGCTTGCCATGCTACGCTCTGTGGGGATGTCTGAACGCGATTTTCAAAAGATGATGAATTTCGAGTGTGCCTTTTATGGCATGAGGGCGTTGCTCTTCGGGCTTCCCATAGCGGCAATCTCTTCTTGGCTGATTTACAAAGGAATGTTCGTTGGTGGGGCTGACAATATCGATTTTGTATTTCCGTGGGTCAGTATGGTAATCAGCGTGTTCAGCGTTCTCTTTATAGTGTTCATTACAATGTTGTATGCCACTCGCAAGATAAAAAAAGAAAATATCATTGATGCGCTTCGAGATGACATGACTTAA
- a CDS encoding IS4 family transposase, giving the protein MKNIKLLSQILKKTNKLIISNEFKEAYSLGNSFSRKRKLSFSNAVHFICSALRKSMATEISNFIEEHTYLDFPCISKQAFSKARQNISPEAFKELCRLFVDSFYSSTNNLKKWNGFNVLAVDGTSLQVPDTIECGEYFGLSKNQNKVQTAIASASALYDVLNDIIIDASVTKFRTSEREMAKQHINTLNNEKLLNNSIVIFDRGYPSYDMFDYLNDRNLFFLMRISSSFKIIQSISSEDCIFEYKSKGELKKVRVIKIKLSADTTEILVTNIFDEIITPNQFKELYFLRWGVECKYKELKSSIEIEEFSGTKPIAIEQDFYASIYISMVAALIKKDADAAIANKNKDKNLKSEYQANRNFILCDVLKKIIVMMVKPISGKRILEHILEKAKKIRSQIRPNRNCERKNKHPRKKHHSQRKSCI; this is encoded by the coding sequence ATGAAAAATATTAAATTATTATCCCAAATTTTAAAGAAAACAAATAAATTAATTATTTCCAATGAGTTTAAAGAAGCGTATAGCTTAGGTAATTCATTTTCAAGAAAAAGAAAATTATCTTTTTCTAATGCAGTACATTTTATTTGCTCCGCATTACGAAAATCTATGGCTACAGAAATAAGTAATTTCATTGAAGAGCATACATATTTAGATTTTCCTTGTATATCAAAACAAGCATTTTCTAAAGCAAGACAAAATATTTCCCCTGAAGCATTTAAAGAATTATGCAGATTATTTGTTGATTCTTTTTATAGCTCAACAAACAATTTAAAAAAGTGGAATGGATTTAATGTTCTTGCTGTCGATGGAACCTCTTTGCAAGTTCCTGATACAATTGAATGTGGTGAATATTTTGGATTAAGTAAAAATCAAAATAAAGTACAAACTGCTATTGCGTCGGCGTCAGCCTTATATGATGTATTAAATGATATAATAATTGATGCGTCTGTAACTAAATTTAGAACTAGCGAAAGAGAAATGGCCAAACAACATATAAATACACTTAATAATGAAAAATTACTCAATAATAGCATTGTAATTTTTGATAGGGGCTATCCTTCTTATGATATGTTTGATTATTTAAACGATAGAAATTTATTTTTCTTAATGAGAATATCATCTTCATTTAAGATAATACAATCTATTTCTTCTGAAGATTGTATTTTTGAATATAAATCAAAAGGAGAATTGAAAAAAGTAAGAGTTATAAAAATAAAACTTTCTGCTGACACCACAGAAATATTAGTAACTAATATATTTGATGAAATTATTACTCCTAATCAATTTAAAGAATTGTATTTTCTTAGATGGGGAGTTGAATGCAAATATAAAGAACTTAAAAGTAGTATTGAAATAGAAGAATTTTCTGGAACTAAGCCAATTGCAATTGAACAAGATTTTTATGCATCTATTTATATATCTATGGTTGCAGCACTTATAAAGAAAGATGCCGACGCTGCAATAGCAAATAAAAATAAAGATAAAAATTTAAAATCAGAATATCAAGCAAATAGAAATTTTATATTATGTGACGTTTTGAAGAAGATAATAGTTATGATGGTAAAGCCTATTTCAGGAAAAAGAATATTAGAACATATATTAGAAAAAGCTAAAAAAATACGCTCACAAATACGTCCAAACCGTAATTGTGAGCGAAAAAACAAGCACCCAAGGAAAAAGCATCATTCTCAAAGGAAATCTTGCATATAA
- a CDS encoding response regulator transcription factor, protein MKRIFLVEDDKAIARNLALLLRSEGFTVTHVSTRSEAIATFAGNKFDLALIDISLPDGNGFTVCTEIKEMQDVPVIFLTASGDEASVVTGLNMGADDYITKPFRPRELIARIRTALRKSGCAPSAFEICGLHVDMASGVVKKDGNEVFLSPLEYRLLLVFISNPKSIITRSKLLDELWDAAGEFVNDNTLTVYIKRLREKIENNPASPQIIMTVRGTGYRLGDGYASE, encoded by the coding sequence ATGAAACGGATATTTTTGGTTGAGGACGATAAGGCAATCGCAAGAAACCTTGCGCTTTTGCTTCGCTCGGAGGGATTTACAGTCACTCATGTCTCTACACGGAGTGAAGCCATTGCTACATTTGCTGGAAATAAATTTGATTTGGCGTTGATTGATATTTCTTTACCTGACGGAAATGGCTTCACGGTTTGCACGGAAATCAAGGAAATGCAAGATGTTCCCGTTATTTTTTTGACAGCTTCTGGCGATGAGGCGAGTGTTGTTACCGGGCTTAACATGGGCGCGGACGACTATATAACCAAGCCTTTTCGTCCGCGTGAACTGATTGCAAGAATCAGAACCGCCCTGAGAAAAAGCGGATGTGCTCCATCTGCTTTTGAAATCTGCGGGCTTCATGTCGATATGGCAAGCGGCGTCGTGAAAAAGGACGGCAACGAGGTTTTCCTTTCACCCCTAGAATACCGCTTGCTGTTAGTGTTTATTAGCAACCCCAAAAGTATCATCACAAGGAGTAAATTGCTTGACGAATTGTGGGACGCTGCGGGAGAGTTTGTCAATGACAATACATTGACCGTGTACATAAAACGCCTGCGGGAAAAGATAGAGAATAATCCCGCAAGTCCGCAAATTATTATGACTGTTCGTGGGACAGGATATAGATTGGGGGACGGGTATGCTTCGGAATAG
- a CDS encoding UvrD-helicase domain-containing protein translates to MIDNNILVKQNFISTIPRDKLQKVLEITNSLFKNLEEDNYDHSKVANGYYIRQVKGRKKKGKVFKFRINNGDRVLFTYRNECGEHMREIDGKFVLLEYVNHDEQIVKGRRVSLENINIDENYGKDEWQDDDFDDEIDYKFQNYDIDLSQYISRIVKIDEITNLSNEDDNVMYYLNDEQYSCLDNRLDPLFLSGGAGTGKSTIGLYRLHSLCTVYNNIIYLTYSDKLNNEMREHFSKLCAHLETPEEYINNVKFYSINNFFLKYGYDNTIKQKDIITFPKFRTWYYNGLFLSSKYSKLNMDLSDIWKEIRGVIKGVSGKNWSGGEFELKKYLNEETVDFLLDEGLIEEKKKDIYIFKTNYIKILRAVNKSYDKPLIKKDIFRLENIIMEKISVSSMITKDEYLELSSDFSIYNHEQRNIIYEIAIKYQSYLSSNKYIDDNDLARKTLEKISKEDIYKFDYVLIDEIQDLTEVQIYTLYNLSKDIKNFYMNGDFNQTINPTLFRLNRIESLFRSFNKNVNFTNKKITMNYRNSKNIVGFTNSIISLRNDIFDENDELINGLRQCGENLVLLKGNYLNKTELIKAALKRAYVAIIVSDEDDKRELINYFKSDYSEDELKGIIFTLNEIKGLERKYIICYNIISKYSDKWDYMINDLSHSKDKTTASRYRYYFNMFYVAITRARDNICFYEEKDVNLYGAADYSIDVVNEFDLLELHLEKESDRKEFFNIAIEDENNMLYDSAIKNYMLSKSKLGNLGVERCRGKQLRESGKITEAIKHFINAKEFTLTAECYEEMEIYNEAADYYYKAEKYEESLKLYRRIGDKENEIKVLLSKLKSDSRKTVKNIKNAIDSIDKQFL, encoded by the coding sequence ATGATAGATAATAATATCTTGGTTAAGCAGAATTTTATAAGCACAATTCCAAGAGATAAGCTGCAAAAGGTTTTAGAAATAACAAATAGCTTGTTTAAGAACTTAGAAGAAGATAATTATGATCATTCTAAGGTTGCCAATGGATATTATATTAGACAAGTTAAGGGGAGAAAGAAAAAAGGAAAAGTATTTAAGTTTAGAATTAATAATGGGGATAGAGTGCTGTTTACATATAGGAATGAATGTGGAGAGCATATGAGAGAAATAGATGGAAAGTTTGTTTTGCTTGAATATGTAAATCATGATGAGCAGATAGTTAAGGGCAGAAGGGTATCATTAGAAAATATCAATATTGATGAAAACTATGGTAAAGATGAATGGCAGGATGATGATTTTGATGATGAAATAGATTATAAGTTTCAAAATTATGATATAGATTTAAGTCAGTATATTTCAAGAATAGTAAAAATTGATGAGATTACAAACTTATCTAATGAAGATGATAATGTTATGTACTATTTAAATGATGAGCAATATTCATGTTTAGATAATAGGCTGGATCCATTATTTCTAAGCGGGGGTGCTGGAACCGGGAAAAGTACTATAGGATTATACAGATTACATAGCTTATGTACAGTTTATAATAATATAATATATTTAACATATTCAGATAAGTTAAATAATGAAATGAGAGAGCATTTCAGTAAATTATGTGCGCATTTAGAAACTCCAGAGGAATATATAAATAATGTTAAGTTTTATTCAATTAATAATTTCTTTTTGAAATATGGATATGATAATACTATTAAACAAAAGGATATAATTACATTCCCTAAATTTAGGACATGGTATTATAATGGGTTATTTCTAAGTAGTAAGTATTCAAAATTAAATATGGACTTAAGTGATATTTGGAAGGAAATTAGAGGCGTTATAAAAGGTGTATCAGGGAAAAATTGGAGCGGTGGAGAATTTGAATTAAAAAAGTATCTTAATGAAGAAACCGTAGATTTTTTACTTGATGAAGGATTGATAGAAGAAAAGAAAAAGGATATTTATATATTTAAAACTAATTATATTAAGATTTTACGAGCAGTAAATAAGTCTTATGATAAACCTTTAATTAAAAAAGATATATTCAGATTAGAAAATATAATTATGGAAAAAATATCAGTTTCAAGTATGATTACAAAGGACGAATACTTAGAATTAAGCTCAGATTTTAGCATATATAATCATGAGCAAAGAAATATAATTTATGAAATAGCTATAAAGTATCAATCCTATTTATCATCTAATAAATATATAGATGATAATGATCTTGCAAGAAAAACTCTTGAGAAAATTTCTAAAGAGGATATTTATAAGTTTGATTATGTCTTAATTGATGAAATTCAAGATTTAACAGAAGTTCAAATTTATACTTTATATAATTTAAGTAAAGACATCAAAAATTTCTACATGAATGGAGATTTTAATCAAACTATAAATCCAACATTGTTTAGATTAAATAGAATAGAAAGTTTATTTAGATCCTTCAATAAAAATGTGAATTTTACAAACAAAAAGATAACAATGAATTATAGAAATTCTAAAAATATTGTTGGCTTTACTAATAGCATTATCAGTCTTAGAAATGATATTTTTGATGAAAATGATGAATTAATAAATGGATTAAGGCAATGCGGTGAAAATCTTGTCTTGCTTAAAGGAAATTATTTAAATAAAACTGAACTTATAAAAGCAGCACTTAAAAGAGCATATGTGGCTATTATAGTATCAGATGAAGATGATAAAAGAGAATTAATCAATTATTTTAAGAGTGATTATTCTGAAGATGAATTAAAGGGGATAATCTTTACTTTAAATGAAATCAAGGGTTTAGAAAGAAAATACATTATTTGTTACAATATAATATCGAAGTATAGTGACAAATGGGATTATATGATAAATGATTTATCTCATAGTAAAGATAAGACCACAGCTTCTAGATATAGATATTACTTTAATATGTTCTATGTAGCAATAACAAGAGCCAGAGATAATATTTGTTTCTATGAAGAAAAAGATGTTAACCTTTATGGAGCTGCTGATTATTCAATTGATGTTGTAAATGAGTTCGATTTGCTTGAGTTGCATTTAGAAAAAGAATCAGATAGAAAAGAATTTTTTAATATAGCAATAGAAGATGAAAATAATATGCTATATGATAGTGCTATTAAAAATTACATGCTTTCAAAAAGTAAACTTGGAAACTTAGGAGTAGAAAGATGTAGAGGTAAACAGCTTAGAGAAAGCGGAAAAATTACTGAAGCTATAAAGCATTTCATAAATGCTAAAGAATTTACTTTAACAGCAGAATGCTATGAAGAAATGGAAATATATAATGAGGCAGCTGACTATTATTATAAAGCAGAAAAATATGAAGAAAGCTTAAAATTATATAGAAGAATTGGTGATAAAGAAAATGAGATTAAGGTTTTGTTATCTAAATTAAAAAGTGACTCTAGAAAAACAGTAAAAAATATAAAGAATGCTATAGATAGTATAGATAAACAGTTTTTATAG
- a CDS encoding DNA-binding protein, translating to MDYITTKEVAKNWGITDRMVVYHCSAGRIKGAKKMGNTWLVPVNAEKPADGRYRSNKVKDGENK from the coding sequence ATGGATTATATAACGACAAAAGAAGTAGCGAAAAATTGGGGAATCACAGACAGAATGGTAGTGTACCATTGCTCTGCTGGACGGATTAAGGGAGCTAAAAAAATGGGAAATACATGGCTTGTCCCGGTTAACGCTGAAAAACCGGCTGATGGACGATATAGGAGCAATAAAGTAAAGGATGGTGAAAATAAATGA
- a CDS encoding ABC transporter ATP-binding protein: MEFLKIENLCKVYGKGENQVTALDHVSLTIEKGEFTAIIGSSGSGKSTLLHIIGGVDIPTRGKVYLDGQDVYAQNNEKLAIFRRRQVGLIYQFHNLIPTLNVVENITLPILMDKRKVNNERLNDLLELLGLKERKTHLPNQLSGGQQQRVAIGRALMNAPAVMLADEPTGSLDSHNGHEIIKLLKESHNKYHQTLIIVTHDENIALQADRIICIADGKVVRDERQVARS, encoded by the coding sequence ATGGAGTTTTTAAAAATTGAAAATTTATGCAAGGTCTACGGTAAAGGCGAAAATCAGGTTACCGCACTTGACCATGTTTCGCTTACAATTGAAAAGGGAGAGTTTACCGCAATCATTGGATCGTCCGGATCCGGCAAATCCACATTGCTTCATATCATCGGTGGCGTGGACATACCGACAAGGGGAAAGGTGTATTTGGACGGGCAGGATGTTTATGCCCAAAATAATGAAAAATTAGCAATTTTCCGCAGACGGCAGGTTGGACTTATTTATCAGTTTCACAATCTGATTCCAACATTGAATGTGGTGGAAAATATTACTTTACCTATACTTATGGACAAGCGAAAGGTTAATAATGAACGACTAAATGATCTGTTGGAGCTTCTTGGCTTAAAAGAACGAAAAACACATTTGCCGAATCAGCTTTCGGGCGGTCAGCAGCAACGTGTTGCAATCGGTCGTGCATTAATGAACGCACCAGCGGTCATGCTAGCCGACGAACCTACAGGTAGTTTAGACAGTCACAATGGTCATGAGATTATTAAGCTACTTAAAGAAAGCCATAACAAATATCATCAGACCCTTATCATAGTTACGCATGATGAAAACATTGCCCTGCAGGCAGATCGCATTATTTGCATCGCAGACGGAAAAGTAGTGAGGGATGAAAGGCAGGTGGCACGGTCATGA
- a CDS encoding right-handed parallel beta-helix repeat-containing protein gives MEGDATFNQVTCSDNQAIGFYFVGHGTGSCIRCDSYNNIGVGQSIGNTDCFGAHGDGVTFKECRTWNCSDDGFDCINSKGANTFDTCWAFNMNAGGDSNGFKIGGFGKKVINYDPPVHTIKNCLGVNNGAHGFYSNHQPGQSATWTHNTSYNNKKGNFTMVECASISNPTDIPGTREILHYNLSYKNNVLDEANLPSENNTDNSWNEDTENISADNFQSLDASQLTKDRGPDGALPDITFMKLTNKSRFNMLGCFN, from the coding sequence ATTGAAGGAGATGCAACTTTTAATCAGGTTACTTGTTCTGATAATCAAGCAATAGGCTTTTATTTTGTAGGTCATGGAACTGGATCATGCATTAGATGTGATTCCTACAACAACATTGGAGTTGGTCAATCAATAGGAAATACAGATTGTTTTGGAGCTCATGGAGATGGAGTTACATTTAAAGAATGTCGTACATGGAACTGTAGCGATGATGGTTTTGACTGCATTAATTCAAAAGGTGCTAATACTTTTGATACATGTTGGGCATTTAATATGAATGCAGGTGGTGATTCTAATGGATTTAAGATTGGTGGATTTGGAAAAAAAGTAATAAACTATGACCCTCCAGTTCATACAATCAAGAATTGTCTTGGTGTAAACAATGGTGCACATGGATTTTATTCTAATCATCAGCCTGGACAATCTGCTACTTGGACTCATAATACATCATACAATAATAAAAAAGGAAACTTTACTATGGTTGAGTGTGCAAGTATAAGTAATCCTACTGATATCCCAGGTACAAGAGAAATTCTGCATTATAATCTTTCTTATAAAAATAATGTATTAGATGAAGCTAATCTTCCATCAGAAAACAATACTGATAATTCTTGGAATGAAGATACAGAAAATATTTCAGCAGATAATTTTCAAAGTCTTGACGCTAGTCAGCTTACTAAAGATAGAGGACCAGATGGTGCTTTACCCGATATAACCTTTATGAAATTGACTAACAAGAGTAGATTTAATATGTTAGGATGCTTTAATTAA